A single Cnuibacter physcomitrellae DNA region contains:
- the rmuC gene encoding DNA recombination protein RmuC: MDALLTLVIGLAIGAALGLGVSWLLSRRGQVATDGSVASDAAEAELAATKVQLVSVQAELGELRPRAAALEATATLLREQAATQAQGHENQLAYVTEQARERVELLRSQTEERIAAQEAQHREQLADQAERIRELQERIRELQDSDAARQKEDGRVLLALSPVKQTLTAMQEKVAELEKQRQQQYGELSQQLRSASESEERLRSTAESLASALRSNSTRGVWGETQLRSVVEAAGLIERVDFDVQTTISSDSGAGRPDMVVHLPGGKNIAVDAKVPFDAYLEASAIPATAAGADLDRRTQLLDRHVKALRAHITALGSKGYWNGLEASPELVIAFIPSESLVSSALEADPGIMEFAFAKRVALASPVTLWSVLKTVAFSWQQDVLTQEARQLFDLSQELYGRLGTTAGHISKLGRTIDRSVKDYNAFIGSFERKVFPTARKLAALSGDNLFEPVEAIEETPREVSAHELLAELEVATPAALDAAARGAASAPEDADAQMLAFPVDASDDSPRSARA; this comes from the coding sequence ATGGATGCTCTGCTCACGCTCGTGATCGGCCTCGCGATCGGCGCCGCCCTCGGCCTCGGAGTCTCGTGGCTCCTGTCCCGCCGGGGACAGGTCGCGACCGACGGCTCGGTCGCGAGCGACGCTGCCGAGGCCGAGCTCGCCGCCACGAAGGTCCAGCTCGTCTCGGTCCAGGCCGAGCTGGGTGAGCTGCGGCCTCGCGCCGCCGCGCTCGAGGCCACCGCGACGCTGCTCCGCGAGCAGGCCGCCACGCAAGCCCAGGGGCACGAGAACCAGCTCGCCTACGTCACCGAGCAGGCCCGCGAACGCGTCGAGCTCCTTCGCTCCCAGACCGAGGAGCGCATCGCCGCCCAGGAGGCACAGCATCGCGAGCAGCTGGCCGATCAGGCCGAGCGCATCCGCGAGCTGCAGGAGCGCATCCGCGAGCTGCAGGACAGCGATGCCGCCCGCCAGAAGGAGGACGGCCGGGTCCTGCTGGCGCTGAGTCCCGTCAAGCAGACGCTGACGGCGATGCAGGAGAAGGTGGCCGAGCTCGAGAAGCAGCGTCAGCAGCAGTACGGCGAGCTCAGCCAGCAGCTGCGGAGCGCCTCCGAGTCGGAGGAGCGGCTCAGGTCCACGGCCGAGTCGCTCGCGTCGGCACTGCGGTCGAACTCGACGCGCGGCGTCTGGGGCGAGACCCAGCTGCGCAGCGTGGTCGAGGCCGCCGGCCTCATCGAGCGTGTCGACTTCGACGTGCAGACCACGATCTCCAGCGACTCCGGCGCCGGTCGGCCGGACATGGTCGTGCACCTCCCTGGCGGGAAGAACATCGCGGTCGACGCGAAGGTGCCGTTCGACGCGTACCTCGAGGCGAGCGCCATCCCGGCCACGGCTGCGGGGGCCGACCTCGATCGCCGCACGCAGTTGCTCGACAGGCACGTCAAGGCGCTCCGCGCCCACATCACCGCCCTCGGCAGCAAGGGGTACTGGAACGGCCTCGAGGCCTCCCCCGAGCTCGTGATCGCGTTCATCCCGAGCGAGTCCTTGGTGTCGAGCGCGCTCGAGGCGGATCCGGGGATCATGGAGTTCGCCTTCGCCAAGCGCGTGGCGCTCGCCTCGCCCGTCACGCTCTGGTCGGTGCTCAAGACGGTGGCCTTCTCCTGGCAGCAGGACGTCCTGACCCAGGAGGCGCGTCAGCTCTTCGACCTCTCCCAGGAGCTCTACGGCCGGCTCGGGACCACGGCGGGGCACATCAGCAAGCTCGGCCGCACGATCGACCGCAGCGTGAAGGACTACAACGCGTTCATCGGCTCGTTCGAGCGGAAGGTGTTTCCCACCGCGCGCAAGCTCGCCGCCCTCTCGGGCGACAACCTGTTCGAGCCGGTCGAGGCGATCGAGGAGACGCCGCGCGAGGTCTCGGCCCACGAGCTGCTGGCCGAGCTCGAGGTCGCCACGCCGGCGGCCCTCGACGCCGCCGCCCGCGGCGCGGCCTCCGCCCCCGAGGACGCCGACGCGCAGATGCTGGCGTTCCCCGTCGACGCCTCCGACGACTCTCCGCGTTCCGCCCGCGCCTGA
- the glpX gene encoding class II fructose-bisphosphatase, whose translation MGDVTSDKKYENPDRNLALELVRATEAAAIRAQPWIGKGDKNAADGAAVDAMRAFLGTVDFAGTIVIGEGEKDAAPMLFNGEQVGTGVGPSVDIAVDPIDGTSLTAAGRQNALSVLAAADRGTMLDASSVFYMNKIVTDADGIGVIDIERPIGDNIRALAKAKGKDVGELRIAVLDRPRHAQLIDDIRAAGAGTRLLLDGDVAGGINAARYGTRIDMCVGIGGSPEGVVTACAIKALGGFIQAKLAPKDDDERQKGIDAGLDVDAVLGADDLVRSDNTFFVATGVTDGGLVAGVKRLGPIIRTESVVLRSRSGTIRRIEADHLAEKWL comes from the coding sequence CTGGGCGACGTGACCAGCGACAAGAAGTACGAGAACCCCGACCGCAACCTCGCGCTCGAGCTGGTGAGAGCCACCGAGGCCGCCGCCATCCGGGCGCAGCCCTGGATCGGCAAGGGCGACAAGAACGCCGCGGACGGCGCCGCCGTCGACGCCATGCGGGCGTTCCTCGGCACGGTCGACTTCGCGGGCACGATCGTGATCGGCGAGGGCGAGAAGGACGCCGCCCCCATGCTGTTCAACGGCGAGCAGGTCGGCACCGGCGTCGGTCCCTCGGTCGACATCGCGGTCGACCCGATCGACGGCACCTCCCTCACCGCCGCAGGGCGGCAGAACGCGCTCTCCGTGCTCGCCGCCGCCGACCGCGGGACGATGCTCGACGCGTCGAGCGTGTTCTACATGAACAAGATCGTCACCGACGCCGACGGCATCGGCGTGATCGACATCGAGCGGCCGATCGGCGACAACATCCGCGCCCTGGCGAAGGCGAAGGGGAAGGACGTGGGCGAGCTCCGCATCGCCGTCCTCGACCGGCCCCGTCACGCCCAGCTGATCGACGACATCCGCGCGGCCGGTGCCGGCACGCGTCTGCTGCTCGACGGCGACGTGGCCGGCGGCATCAACGCCGCCCGTTACGGCACGCGCATCGACATGTGCGTCGGCATCGGCGGCAGCCCGGAGGGTGTGGTCACCGCGTGCGCGATCAAGGCGCTCGGCGGGTTCATCCAGGCCAAGCTCGCGCCGAAGGACGACGACGAGCGCCAGAAGGGGATCGACGCCGGGCTCGACGTCGACGCCGTACTGGGCGCCGACGACCTCGTGAGGAGCGACAACACGTTCTTCGTCGCCACGGGGGTGACCGACGGTGGGCTCGTGGCCGGTGTGAAGCGACTCGGCCCGATCATCCGCACCGAGTCGGTCGTGCTGCGGTCGCGGTCGGGCACCATCCGCCGCATCGAGGCCGACCACCTAGCCGAGAAGTGGCTCTGA
- a CDS encoding four-carbon acid sugar kinase family protein, whose amino-acid sequence MKTVILDDDPTGTQSASGVPVLLTTSEELLRDALGEHDSVYVLTNSRAIGETDAVELVTRIRRESEAAAASLGQSVQFVLRGDSTLRGHVFPETEAFLTPEAIVVFVPAFPDGGRTTVDGVHYVAVDGVRMRADETEFAEDPVFPFRTAVLVDYVAEKSGRRAYGLTRAELRDDPARLVELLRTAPAGAVVVPDAETNDDIRAIARALQSARESGRTIVVRSAAPLAAALAGVESDGLLATPLVPQRVRTLLVCGSHTAGATAQLALVGERFGPFSVIDTEDALLDPAAEGRRAAEAARPLLESRGIAVVTTERVRSASHNTLQHGEKVMTALTTSVRDLLPDVDVVVSKGGITSADVARLGLGATRAVVIGQVLAGVSVWRLTVADGRSLLYVVVPGNVGGPSTLLDVLTALRVGGEADRDA is encoded by the coding sequence ATGAAGACCGTCATCCTCGACGACGACCCCACCGGCACCCAGTCCGCCTCGGGCGTGCCCGTGCTGCTCACGACCAGCGAGGAGCTGCTCCGCGACGCGCTCGGTGAGCACGACAGCGTCTACGTGCTCACCAACTCCCGGGCGATCGGCGAGACGGATGCGGTCGAGCTGGTCACGCGCATCCGTCGCGAGAGCGAGGCCGCCGCGGCGTCGCTCGGGCAGAGCGTGCAGTTCGTGCTGCGGGGCGACTCCACCCTGCGCGGCCACGTCTTCCCCGAGACCGAGGCGTTCCTGACACCCGAGGCGATCGTGGTGTTCGTGCCCGCCTTCCCCGACGGAGGTCGCACGACGGTCGACGGCGTCCACTACGTGGCGGTCGACGGCGTGCGGATGCGCGCGGACGAGACCGAGTTCGCCGAGGATCCGGTGTTCCCGTTCCGGACCGCGGTGCTCGTCGACTACGTCGCGGAGAAGTCGGGACGGCGGGCGTACGGGCTCACGCGCGCCGAGCTCCGCGACGACCCGGCCAGGCTCGTGGAGCTCCTGCGGACCGCGCCGGCGGGTGCCGTCGTGGTGCCGGACGCGGAGACGAACGACGACATCCGGGCGATCGCGAGGGCGCTCCAGTCCGCGCGGGAGAGCGGGCGCACGATCGTCGTCCGCAGCGCTGCGCCGCTCGCCGCGGCGCTCGCCGGGGTCGAGAGCGACGGACTGCTCGCGACACCGCTGGTGCCGCAGAGAGTGCGCACGCTCCTCGTCTGCGGATCGCACACGGCGGGAGCGACCGCCCAGCTCGCCCTCGTGGGGGAGCGCTTCGGGCCGTTCTCGGTCATCGACACGGAGGACGCCCTCCTCGACCCCGCCGCCGAAGGGCGCCGCGCGGCCGAGGCCGCCCGGCCCCTGCTCGAGTCACGGGGGATCGCGGTCGTGACGACCGAGCGCGTCCGCTCGGCCTCGCACAACACGCTCCAGCACGGCGAGAAGGTCATGACCGCGCTCACGACGAGCGTGCGAGACCTGCTGCCGGACGTCGACGTCGTGGTCTCGAAGGGCGGGATCACCTCGGCCGACGTCGCTCGCCTCGGACTCGGCGCCACCCGGGCGGTGGTGATCGGCCAGGTGCTCGCCGGGGTCTCGGTGTGGCGGCTCACGGTCGCCGACGGCCGCTCCCTGCTCTACGTGGTGGTGCCCGGCAACGTCGGCGGGCCGTCCACGCTCCTCGACGTGCTCACGGCCCTCCGCGTCGGCGGCGAGGCGGACCGGGACGCGTGA
- a CDS encoding MFS transporter, with protein MTTVTQPTAKQAAQGSPDKLKTAFGSAVGTTIENYDFLAYGTAAALYFGTDFFPNTDPVVGVLLGFLTFGIGFAMRPIGGIIGGYLGDKIGRKPVLVGALFVMGISTVLIGLLPTYAQVGLLAPLLLTAIRVIQGLAFGAEWGGAILMTFEHAPWRKRGKYAAIPQAGVPFGVFLANLAFLATAGFDSEWAWRLPFLFSAILIIAGIIIRLKVSESPEFVETKSTGMVVKNPILTVIREDWRNILRVIGLRLAETGGFYVIVTYMISYITSNELADRQVALTGLIIATGLGIFTTVFWGALSDRVGRRTMYLIGSAATIAFGFPMFLLVNTGVPFLIIGVYFIALTVIHDLLAGTQGAYFSELFPTHTRTSGASLGYQFSAAISGFIPFIATAAAAAMGWTGVAWIFVAVGVIGFVAALLTRETWGKKERAEVDAIIAPG; from the coding sequence ATGACCACCGTCACTCAGCCGACTGCGAAGCAGGCGGCCCAGGGTTCGCCCGACAAGCTGAAGACCGCCTTCGGCTCCGCAGTCGGCACCACCATCGAGAACTACGACTTCCTCGCCTACGGCACCGCCGCTGCGCTCTACTTCGGCACCGACTTCTTCCCGAACACCGATCCGGTGGTCGGGGTGCTGCTCGGATTCCTGACCTTCGGCATCGGGTTCGCCATGCGACCGATCGGCGGGATCATCGGGGGCTACCTCGGTGACAAGATCGGGCGGAAGCCCGTCCTCGTCGGCGCGCTGTTCGTCATGGGCATCTCGACCGTCCTGATCGGACTGCTGCCGACCTACGCGCAGGTCGGTCTCCTCGCTCCGCTGCTGCTGACCGCCATCCGCGTCATCCAGGGCCTGGCGTTCGGCGCCGAGTGGGGCGGCGCGATCCTCATGACGTTCGAGCACGCGCCTTGGCGCAAGCGCGGCAAGTACGCCGCCATCCCGCAGGCCGGTGTGCCCTTCGGAGTGTTCCTCGCCAACCTCGCGTTCCTCGCCACCGCCGGCTTCGACAGCGAGTGGGCGTGGCGCCTGCCGTTCCTGTTCTCCGCGATCCTGATCATCGCGGGCATCATCATCCGGCTGAAGGTCTCGGAGAGCCCCGAGTTCGTCGAGACGAAGTCGACCGGCATGGTCGTGAAGAACCCGATCCTCACGGTCATCCGCGAGGACTGGAGGAACATCCTCCGCGTCATCGGTCTGCGCCTGGCCGAGACCGGCGGCTTCTACGTCATCGTCACGTACATGATCAGCTACATCACCTCGAACGAGCTCGCCGACCGACAGGTCGCCCTGACCGGCCTCATCATCGCCACCGGCCTCGGCATCTTCACGACCGTGTTCTGGGGGGCGCTCAGCGACCGCGTCGGCCGTCGCACGATGTACCTCATCGGCTCAGCCGCCACGATCGCGTTCGGCTTCCCGATGTTCCTCCTGGTCAACACAGGCGTGCCGTTCCTCATCATCGGCGTGTACTTCATCGCGCTGACGGTCATCCACGACCTGCTGGCGGGCACGCAGGGCGCGTACTTCAGCGAGCTGTTCCCGACCCACACCCGCACCTCGGGCGCGTCGCTCGGCTACCAGTTCTCGGCGGCGATCTCGGGCTTCATCCCCTTCATCGCGACCGCGGCAGCGGCCGCGATGGGCTGGACCGGTGTGGCCTGGATCTTCGTCGCGGTGGGCGTCATCGGGTTCGTCGCAGCGCTCCTCACCCGTGAGACGTGGGGGAAGAAGGAGCGGGCCGAGGTGGACGCGATCATCGCCCCCGGATAG
- a CDS encoding FadR/GntR family transcriptional regulator translates to MTASAAFERGSGSGMTTESSGWEPVQRVRTYEQVMAQIEERILDGRLKVGDHLPSERDLAVLLGVSRPSLRESLRVLEALGVVDIRRGGGADGGAVLLGTPGPGMVNLLKLQLALGHFSQHDVLETRLALETWSVAEAARTSTEDDIRELAAILDQMDAPDITADQFNSLDAAYHVRIASSSGNALAAHLMGSLRIAIHKQMIDAYARLADWRKTATIVRAEHRSILAAIERKDADEAVRLVREHITDFYKTGRVGGVVLPDV, encoded by the coding sequence ATGACCGCATCGGCGGCCTTCGAACGGGGAAGCGGGTCAGGCATGACGACCGAGTCGAGCGGATGGGAGCCCGTCCAGCGGGTGCGCACCTACGAGCAGGTGATGGCGCAGATCGAGGAACGCATCCTCGACGGCCGGCTCAAGGTGGGCGACCACCTGCCGAGCGAACGCGATCTCGCGGTGCTGCTGGGCGTCTCGCGGCCGTCGCTGCGCGAGTCTCTGCGAGTGCTCGAGGCGCTCGGCGTGGTCGACATCCGACGGGGTGGTGGTGCGGATGGGGGAGCGGTCCTCCTCGGCACCCCCGGCCCCGGGATGGTGAACCTGCTCAAGCTGCAGCTCGCGCTCGGGCACTTCAGCCAGCACGACGTGCTCGAGACGCGCCTCGCGCTCGAGACGTGGTCGGTCGCGGAGGCCGCCCGGACGTCGACCGAGGATGACATCCGGGAGCTCGCCGCCATCCTCGATCAGATGGATGCCCCCGACATCACCGCGGACCAGTTCAACAGCCTCGACGCCGCGTACCACGTGCGTATCGCGTCGTCGTCGGGCAATGCGCTCGCCGCCCACCTCATGGGCTCGCTGCGCATCGCCATCCACAAGCAGATGATCGACGCGTACGCCCGCCTGGCCGACTGGCGGAAGACCGCGACGATCGTCCGTGCCGAGCACAGGAGCATCCTCGCCGCCATCGAGCGGAAGGACGCGGACGAGGCTGTGCGCCTCGTCCGCGAGCACATCACCGACTTCTACAAGACCGGACGAGTCGGAGGCGTGGTGCTGCCCGACGTGTGA
- a CDS encoding NAD(P)H-dependent oxidoreductase gives MNLFSLLQKRTAESGPIRVGVIGAGKFSSMFLTQAVDQPGIHVVGVADINVPKAREALERTGWALDRYAASSLDEALATGGTHVTESADSLLTNGRIEVILEITGNPIIGTYHALKAIDNGKHIVMVNVEADCMVGPILARRAAAAGVVYSMAYGDQPALISELVDWCRTVGFDVVSAGKGTKYLPEYHYSTPDTVWDYYGFTAEQLATGDYNPKMFNSFLDGTKSAIEAAAVANGTGLIPMDEGLHFTPVDVDELSQKLKEREKGGTLSRRGTVDIISSLNRDGTEVARDLRWGVFVTFEAKTDYAAQCFAEYGVKTDDSGRYGSLYRPYHMIGLELPVSIASAVLRGEPTGTAHGFHGDVVSTAKKELRAGETLDGEGGYTVFGKLAPAHISLGHNALPLGLAHGMKLIRDVPKDQMISWDDVDADESLLAVQVRRELESEFRAEHLAATA, from the coding sequence ATGAACCTGTTTTCGCTTCTCCAGAAGCGCACCGCCGAGAGCGGCCCCATCCGGGTCGGCGTCATCGGGGCCGGGAAGTTCTCATCGATGTTCCTGACCCAGGCCGTCGATCAGCCCGGCATCCACGTCGTGGGCGTCGCCGACATCAACGTCCCCAAGGCACGTGAGGCGCTCGAGCGCACCGGCTGGGCCCTCGACCGCTATGCCGCGTCCAGCCTCGACGAGGCGCTCGCCACGGGCGGGACGCACGTCACGGAGAGCGCGGACTCGCTCCTGACGAACGGCCGCATCGAGGTCATCCTCGAGATCACGGGCAACCCGATCATCGGCACATACCACGCGCTGAAGGCGATCGACAACGGCAAGCACATCGTCATGGTGAACGTCGAGGCCGACTGCATGGTGGGCCCGATCCTGGCTCGACGCGCGGCCGCCGCCGGCGTCGTCTACTCGATGGCCTACGGCGACCAGCCCGCGCTCATCTCGGAGCTCGTCGACTGGTGCCGCACTGTGGGCTTCGACGTGGTGTCGGCCGGCAAGGGGACCAAGTACCTGCCCGAGTACCACTACTCCACGCCCGACACGGTGTGGGACTACTACGGCTTCACCGCCGAGCAGCTGGCCACGGGCGACTACAACCCGAAGATGTTCAACTCGTTCCTCGACGGCACGAAGTCGGCGATCGAGGCGGCAGCCGTCGCCAACGGCACCGGCCTGATCCCGATGGACGAGGGCCTGCACTTCACGCCCGTCGACGTCGATGAGCTCTCGCAGAAGCTCAAGGAGCGCGAGAAGGGCGGGACGCTGTCTCGTCGCGGCACCGTCGACATCATCTCCAGCCTGAACCGGGATGGCACGGAGGTGGCCCGCGACCTTCGCTGGGGCGTCTTCGTGACCTTCGAGGCCAAGACGGACTACGCGGCGCAGTGCTTCGCGGAGTACGGCGTGAAGACCGACGACAGCGGGCGCTACGGCTCGCTCTACCGCCCGTACCACATGATCGGACTGGAGCTGCCCGTCTCGATCGCGTCGGCTGTCCTCCGCGGCGAGCCCACGGGCACCGCTCACGGATTCCACGGCGACGTCGTCTCGACCGCGAAGAAGGAGCTGCGTGCCGGTGAGACGCTCGACGGCGAGGGCGGCTACACGGTCTTCGGGAAGCTCGCGCCCGCCCACATCTCGCTCGGCCACAACGCCCTGCCCCTCGGCCTCGCACACGGCATGAAGCTCATCCGCGACGTGCCGAAGGATCAGATGATCTCCTGGGACGACGTCGACGCCGACGAGTCGCTGCTCGCGGTGCAGGTGCGCCGTGAGCTCGAGAGCGAGTTCCGCGCCGAGCATCTCGCAGCTACGGCCTGA
- the fbaA gene encoding class II fructose-bisphosphate aldolase — MPIATPDQYAEMLDKAKAGGFAYPAINVSSSQTLNAVLQGFQEAGSDGIIQVTTGGADYFAGQSVKARATGALAFARFAHEVAKSYDITVALHTDHCPKPALEDFVLPLIAASEEEVKAGREPIFQSHMWDGSAVPLEENLEIAQDMLKRTKNINAILEVEIGVVGGEEDGVAHEINEHLYTTLADATKTVEALGLGENGRYMAALTFGNVHGVYKPGNVKLRPELLGEIQAGLAERYGHGPKPLDLVFHGGSGSTDAEIAEAVANGVVKMNIDTDTQYAFTRGVAGWMFTNYDGVLKVDGEVGNKKVYDPRAWGKSAETAMAARVVEATQQLGSAGHSGK, encoded by the coding sequence ATGCCCATCGCGACTCCCGACCAGTACGCAGAGATGCTCGACAAGGCGAAGGCAGGCGGCTTCGCATACCCGGCCATCAACGTGTCCTCGTCGCAGACGCTGAACGCCGTGCTCCAGGGCTTCCAGGAGGCCGGTTCCGACGGCATCATCCAGGTCACCACCGGTGGCGCCGACTACTTCGCCGGCCAGTCCGTGAAGGCCCGCGCCACGGGCGCTCTGGCGTTCGCCCGCTTCGCCCACGAGGTGGCGAAGAGCTACGACATCACGGTCGCGCTGCACACCGACCACTGCCCCAAGCCCGCGCTCGAGGACTTCGTGCTCCCGCTGATCGCCGCCTCCGAGGAGGAGGTCAAGGCCGGTCGCGAGCCGATCTTCCAGTCGCACATGTGGGACGGCTCGGCCGTGCCGCTCGAGGAGAACCTCGAGATCGCGCAGGACATGCTGAAGCGCACCAAGAACATCAACGCCATCCTCGAGGTCGAGATCGGCGTCGTCGGCGGCGAGGAGGACGGCGTCGCCCACGAGATCAACGAGCACCTCTACACCACGCTGGCCGACGCCACGAAGACGGTCGAGGCCCTGGGCCTGGGCGAGAACGGCCGCTACATGGCCGCCCTCACCTTCGGCAACGTGCACGGCGTCTACAAGCCCGGCAACGTCAAACTCCGTCCCGAGCTTCTCGGCGAGATCCAGGCCGGACTCGCGGAGCGGTACGGCCACGGCCCGAAGCCCCTGGACCTGGTCTTCCACGGCGGTTCGGGATCGACGGATGCGGAGATCGCCGAGGCCGTCGCGAACGGCGTCGTGAAGATGAACATCGACACCGACACCCAGTACGCGTTCACCCGCGGCGTCGCCGGCTGGATGTTCACGAACTACGACGGCGTCCTCAAGGTCGACGGCGAGGTCGGCAACAAGAAGGTGTACGACCCCCGCGCCTGGGGCAAGTCGGCCGAGACGGCGATGGCCGCCCGCGTGGTCGAGGCCACCCAGCAGCTCGGCTCCGCCGGACACTCCGGGAAGTAG
- a CDS encoding DUF6264 family protein — translation MTDEQSGDGRGEQSDPRPKPKYGELAPPGWTWQPPPDPYAAPEKKPAEEAEPGRGSAPSAGWAPPRTPGTPGPVPGAGPAAAERPRRSGDFVATIALLVFGLFSVINNLVTLFDLDAFLRQFAALYDIQGYSPNGEFSAAGVGVGIFWIVLYLATVWLSVLSLRARRLTFWIPLTAGAVATLSATVLYLVALLSDPTVLDQFSTAPPL, via the coding sequence GTGACCGACGAGCAGAGCGGCGACGGCCGGGGCGAGCAGAGCGACCCCCGGCCGAAGCCCAAGTACGGTGAGCTGGCCCCGCCCGGATGGACGTGGCAGCCGCCGCCCGACCCCTACGCCGCCCCCGAGAAGAAGCCGGCCGAGGAAGCAGAGCCCGGGCGCGGATCCGCCCCCTCGGCGGGGTGGGCGCCGCCGCGCACGCCGGGGACACCCGGGCCCGTGCCGGGAGCCGGTCCCGCCGCCGCGGAACGGCCGCGGCGCAGCGGCGACTTCGTCGCCACCATCGCCCTGCTCGTGTTCGGGCTTTTCTCGGTCATCAACAACCTGGTGACGCTGTTCGACCTCGACGCCTTCCTGCGCCAGTTCGCCGCCCTCTACGACATCCAGGGCTACTCGCCGAACGGCGAGTTCTCCGCCGCGGGCGTCGGCGTGGGGATCTTCTGGATCGTGCTCTACCTCGCCACGGTGTGGCTCTCGGTGCTGTCGCTGCGCGCGCGACGGCTGACGTTCTGGATCCCGCTCACCGCGGGAGCGGTCGCGACGCTCTCGGCGACCGTGCTGTACCTCGTCGCGCTGCTGTCGGATCCGACCGTCCTCGACCAGTTCTCGACCGCGCCCCCGCTGTAG
- a CDS encoding 4-hydroxy-3-methylbut-2-enyl diphosphate reductase, with amino-acid sequence MPRIPGTRTRLDDKPVAGQKRVLLAAPRGYCAGVDRAVVAVEKALEHYGSPVYVRKQIVHNKHVVATLEKRGAIFVEEVDEVPEGSHVVFSAHGVSPAVVQGAADRGLQAIDATCPLVTKVHREAVRFARDDFEILLIGHKGHEEVEGTAGEAPEHITLVNGPEDVPFVEVKDPDKVVWLSQTTLSVDETMETVRLLRERFPNLQDPPSDDICYATQNRQVAIKKVAKDADLVIVVGSANSSNSVRLVEVALEYGAKAAYRVDYADEVQQEWLDGVETVGVTSGASVPEVLVQELLDQLAGAGYGDVETVTTAEEDLVFSLPKELRKDTAGQRDARALGGRSRA; translated from the coding sequence GTGCCGCGGATCCCGGGCACGAGGACCAGGCTAGACGATAAGCCCGTGGCCGGTCAGAAGCGTGTGCTCCTCGCCGCCCCCCGCGGCTACTGTGCAGGAGTCGACCGCGCCGTGGTCGCCGTGGAGAAGGCGCTCGAGCACTACGGCTCGCCCGTCTACGTGCGCAAGCAGATCGTCCACAACAAGCACGTCGTCGCCACGCTCGAGAAGCGCGGAGCGATCTTCGTCGAGGAGGTCGACGAGGTGCCCGAGGGGTCCCACGTCGTCTTCTCCGCGCACGGGGTGTCGCCCGCGGTCGTGCAGGGCGCGGCCGATCGCGGTCTCCAGGCCATCGACGCCACCTGCCCGCTGGTCACCAAGGTGCACCGCGAGGCGGTGCGGTTCGCCCGCGACGACTTCGAGATCCTCCTCATCGGCCACAAGGGTCACGAGGAGGTCGAGGGCACGGCGGGCGAGGCCCCCGAGCACATCACGCTCGTGAACGGCCCCGAGGACGTGCCCTTCGTCGAGGTGAAGGACCCCGACAAGGTGGTGTGGCTGTCGCAGACCACGCTCTCGGTCGACGAGACGATGGAGACGGTCCGCCTGCTGCGCGAGCGCTTCCCGAACCTGCAGGATCCGCCGAGCGACGACATCTGCTACGCCACGCAGAACCGCCAGGTGGCCATCAAGAAGGTGGCGAAGGACGCCGATCTCGTGATCGTCGTCGGCTCGGCGAACTCGTCGAACTCCGTGCGGCTGGTCGAGGTCGCGCTCGAGTACGGCGCGAAGGCCGCCTACCGCGTCGACTACGCCGACGAGGTGCAGCAGGAGTGGCTCGACGGCGTCGAGACCGTCGGTGTCACCTCCGGCGCCTCGGTCCCGGAGGTCCTCGTGCAGGAGCTCCTCGATCAGCTCGCGGGCGCCGGGTACGGTGACGTCGAGACGGTGACCACGGCGGAGGAGGACCTCGTGTTCTCGCTGCCGAAGGAGCTGCGGAAGGACACCGCGGGCCAGCGTGACGCCCGCGCGCTCGGAGGCCGCTCGCGCGCCTGA